In one window of Hevea brasiliensis isolate MT/VB/25A 57/8 chromosome 10, ASM3005281v1, whole genome shotgun sequence DNA:
- the LOC110665407 gene encoding uncharacterized protein LOC110665407, translating into MEEPAKGTVTPFASMFPFDEAKKAVKRVEDAIAEKLKELERHKQFIADNTNLVNLVSRLPDELHHDVMVPFGKAAFFPGRLIHTNEFVVLLGEGYYAERTAKQTIDILTRRGKALDSQVESLKVNIKDLRAEASFFGSTAAEAAEGLVEIREDYVEKSYTEEQSKSEKVDKKVRVEDDEYAHIMSRLDELEKEELAAEGDNESDEDEHTNTAESDNESGEDECIDIVGSDNESDEDEQTDAAKRGSDIHEYNQTEATFNNFASQTHLETRKAQKQTKVENLSVEALSNKFHHQLDTTDQPNCTGLTVQPVPKDDMSSSRSLTQIKKSVPAEKDLMLPGVKEKLEAASSSTIEVPMWTPKSRFDSSKAFTGSIVEHLSNIEKNSQNQTVTSSQTPVRASRPGFDSSKSFTSSIVEHIDNMPTSQEQTATSSQSPNAQPSKPVSRFKMQRR; encoded by the exons ATGGAGGAGCCAGCGAAGGGAACGGTCACACCATTCGCTTCGATGTTTCCATTTGACGAAGCAAAGAAGGCGGTGAAGCGAGTGGAGGACGCGATTGCAGAGAAGCTGAAGGAGCTCGAACGCCACAAACAATTCATCGCCGATAACACCAATCTCGTCAACCTCGTTTCCCGTCTCCCGGACGAGCTCCACCACGACGTCATG GTTCCGTTCGGAAAAGCCGCGTTCTTTCCTGGCCGATTGATACACACAAATGAGTTCGTG GTTCTTCTGGGAGAAGGTTACTACGCCGAAAGAACAGCAAAGCAAACTATTGATATTTTGACAAGGAGAGGGAAGGCTTTGGATTCCCAAGTTGAATCTCTTAAGGTTAACATAAAGGATCTTAGAGCTGAGGCTTCGTTTTTTGGTTCCACAGCTGCTGAGGCTGCG GAAGGCCTTGTGGAGATAAGAGAAGATTATGTGGAGAAAAGTTATACTGAAGAACAATCTAAATCAG AGAAAGTTGACAAGAAAGTTAGAGTTGAAGACGATGAATATGCTCATATAATGTCCAGGTTAGATGAACTTGAGAAAGAAGAACTTGCAGCTGAAGGTGATAACGAGAGTGATGAAGATGAGCATACTAATACAGCTGAAAGTGATAATGAGAGTGGGGAAGATGAGTGCATCGATATAGTTGGAAGTGATAATGAGAGTGATGAAGATGAGCAAACTGATGCAGCCAAAAGGGGTAGTGACATTCACGAATATAATCAAACTGAAGCTACTTTTAATAATTTTGCATCTCAGACTCATTTGGAG ACAAGGAAAGCACAAAAACAAACAAAAGTGGAAAATTTATCTGTTGAAGCATTATCAAATAAGTTTCACCATCAATTAGATACTACTGATCAGCCAAAT TGCACAGGTTTGACAGTACAGCCTGTACCCAAAG ATGATATGTCAAGTAGCAGAAGTTTGACTCAGATAAAGAAGTCTGTTCCTGCTGAGAAGGATTTAATGCTTCCTGGAGTGAAGGAGAAACTTGAAGCAGCATCTTCATCTACAATTGAG GTGCCCATGTGGACTCCAAAATCCAGATTTGATAGTTCAAAG GCTTTTACAGGCTCTATTGTGGAGCACTTGAGCAATATAGAGAAAAACTCACAAAACCAAACTGTGACCTCATCACAG ACACCTGTACGGGCTTCAAGACCAGGATTCGACAGTTCCAAG tctttcacaagttcaatagtggAGCATATTGACAACATGCCAACTTCACAAGAGCAAACCGCGACTTCATCACAG TCACCCAATGCCCAGCCCTCAAAGCCAGTTTCTAGATTCAAGATGCAAAGAAGATAG
- the LOC110665406 gene encoding switch 2, with the protein MSLSTFKAFKETLRSCKNLSSSSSSSSSSLFAEPFSQESETEIVIPRKPPKSSLSKQIQRLGDCFPSLQQSQSQHFDTQQSVKLPSLGNQSQVEKNEDELEEEEEEREFENFGRPELDQFQFDHTGPFEPLVLSLPGEVPIVQVPASINSRLFEHQKEGVKFLYKLYRNNHGGVLGDDMGLGKTIQTIAFLAAVFGKDGESADSIILRDDQVGKKGPVLIICPTSVIHNWETEFSRWSTFNVSLYNGAYRDLILERLEAGGAEILITSFDTYRIHGRILSEFKWEIVIVDEAHRLKNEKSKLYGACLEINTRKRIGLTGTIMQNKIMELFNLFDWVAPGSLGTKEHFREFYDEPLKHGQRATAPERFVRVADERKEHLVAVLQKYMLRRTKEETIGHLLLGKEDNVVFCAMSELQKRVYTRMLQTPEVQCLINKDLPCSCGSPLKQVECCKRIVPDGIIWPYLHRDNPEGCDSCPFCLVLPCLIKLQQISNHLELIKPNPRDEPDKQRKDAEFASAVFGTDIDLVGGNAQTESFMGLSDVKHCGKMRALEKLMSSWASRGDKLLLFSYSVRMLDILEKFLIRKGYSFSRLDGSTPTNLRQSMVDDFNSSPSKQVFLISTRAGGLGLNLVSANRVVIFDPNWNPAYDLQAQDRSFRFGQKRHVVVFRLLAAGSFEELVYTRQVYKQQLSNIAVSGKIEKRYFEGVQDCKQFQGELFGVCNLFRDLSDKLFTSEIIELHEKQGKDDGHCSTTKHELPEIASCFLPEIASCFLPQKQVGATSLSESEINRSSDDNSATKNKPVLEELGILYAHRNEDIINCRPGVRKSKEESISKIVSLTAPAKRRKSDDGGEKENASSSKDQKKIQYSLLAEFMGMGEVEFSKWVLSATPGEKENVLQQFTKRKKVPNG; encoded by the exons ATGTCACTTTCCACTTTCAAAGCCTTTAAAGAAACCCTAAGGTCCTGTAAAAACctctcatcatcatcatcatcatcatcttcttcacttTTTGCAGAACCGTTTTCGCAAGAATCAGAAACCGAAATAGTTATCCCAAGAAAGCCTCCAAAATCCTCTCTTTCGAAGCAGATTCAACGTCTTGGAGACTGTTTCCCTTCGCTGCAACAATCTCAATCACAACACTTTGATACCCAACAGTCCGTAAAGCTCCCGAGCCTCGGAAACCAATCCCAAGTTGAGAAAAATGAAGATGAATTGGAGGAAGAAGAGGAGGAAAGAGAATTTGAGAATTTTGGGAGACCAGAATTGGATCAGTTTCAGTTTGATCATACAGGACCCTTTGAGCCATTGGTCCTTTCTTTGCCTGGAGAGGTACCTATTGTACAG GTTCCTGCATCTATCAACTCCAGGTTGTTTGAACATCAAAAGGAGGGAGTAAAATTCTTGTATAAGCTATACAGAAACAATCATGGAGGTGTTCTTGGTGATGACAT GGGGCTGGGCAAGACTATACAGACAATAGCATTCTTGGCAGCTGTTTTTGGGAAAGATGGAGAATCTGCTGATTCCATAATATTAAGGGATGATCAGGTAGGGAAAAAAGGCCCTGTGCTAATAATTTGCCCCACTTCTGTCATCCATAACTGGGAGACTGAATTCTCCAGGTGGTCAACCTTTAATGTCTCTCTTTACAATGGTGCATACCGTGATTTGATTCTTGAGAGATTAGAAGCAGGTGGAGCCGAAATACTGATTACCAGTTTTGACACATACAGAATTCATGGGAGAATTTTGTCAGAGTTTAAATGGGAGATTGTCATTGTTGATGAGGCTCACCGGcttaaaaatgagaaatcaaaattgtaTGGAGCATGTTTAGAAATTAACACTAGGAAACGAATTGGTTTAACAGGAACTATTATGCAGAATAAAATTATGGAACTTTTTAATCTCTTTGACTGGGTTGCACCTGGATCATTGGGAACAAAAGAACATTTTAGGGAGTTTTATGATGAACCTCTTAAGCATGGCCAGAGGGCAACTGCACCTGAAAGATTTGTCCGGGTTGCCGATGAGCGTAAAGAGCACCTGGTGGCAGTTCTTCAGAAATATATGCTTAGGAGGACAAAGGAGGAGACTATTGGGCATCTGTTGTTGGGAAAGGAAGATAATGTTGTATTCTGTGCCATGAGTGAATTACAAAAACGGGTTTATACGAGAATGTTACAAACGCCAGAGGTCCAGTGTCTTATAAATAAGGACCTTCCATGTAGTTGTGGTAGCCCCCTTAAACAAGTAGAATGCTGCAAAAGGATCGTACCAGATGGAATTATATGGCCTTACCTTCACAGGGATAACCCTGAAGGTTGTGATTCTTGCCCCTTTTGCCTTGTACTTCCTTGCCTTATCAAGCTCCAACAG ATAAGCAATCACCTAGAGCTGATTAAGCCTAACCCTAGGGATGAACCAGACAAACAAAGGAAAGATGCAGAGTTTGCCTCTGCTGTCTTTGGTACTGACATTGATTTGGTGGGAGGGAATGCCCAGACTGAGAGTTTCATGGGCCTGAGTGATGTTAAACATTGTGGAAAAATGCGAGCATTGGAAAAGTTAATGTCCTCCTGGGCTTCTCGAGGTGACAAACTTCTTCTCTTCAGCTACTCAGTGAG GATGCTAGACATATTGGAAAAGTTTCTCATACGTAAAGGGTATAGCTTTTCGAGACTTGATGGTTCTACTCCAACTAACTTGCGCCAGTCTATGGTTGATGACTTCAATTCGAGCCCAAGCAAACAG GTGTTCCTCATCTCAACTCGAGCTGGTGGGCTTGGGTTGAATCTTGTAAGTGCAAATCGTGTGGTTATATTTGATCCAAACTGGAATCCTGCCTATGATTTGCAAGCCCAGGACAGGTCATTTCGTTTTGGGCAGAAGCGGCATGTTGTAGTTTTCCGCCTTCTTGCAGCTGGGTCATTTGAGGAACTTGTTTATACCCGTCAAGTGTACAAACAGCAGCTGTCAAACATTGCTGTCTCAGGGAAAATTGAAAAACGTTATTTTGAAGGTGTCCAG GATTGTAAGCAATTTCAGGGTGAGCTTTTTGGAGTCTGCAATCTGTTCCGTGATCTATCTGATAAGCTTTTTACCAGTGAAATCATTGAATTGCATGAGAAACAGGGAAAAGATGATGGACATTGCTCTACTACAAAGCATGAACTACCTGAAATTGCGAGTTGTTTTCTTCCTGAAATTGCGAGTTGTTTTCTTCCTCAGAAACAAGTTGGTGCAACAAGTTTATCGGAGTCGGAGATCAACAGGTCAAGTGATGATAACAGTGCTACCAAAAATAAACCTGTTCTTGAGGAGTTAg GTATTCTATATGCTCACCGTAATGAGGACATAATCAATTGTCGACCTGGCGTCAGAAAGAGCAAGGAAGAAAGCATCTCAAAAATTGTTAGCTTGACTGCCCCTGCTAAGAGAAGGAAATCAGATGACGGAGGTGAGAAAGAAAATGCCTCGTCATCCAAGGATCAGAAAAAGATCCAATATAGCCTCCTTGCAGAATTCATGGGTATGGGAGAGGTTGAATTTAGCAAGTGGGTACTATCTGCAACTCCTGGAGAAAAGGAGAACGTGCTTCAACAATTTACGAAGAGAAAGAAGGTACCCAATGGTTGA